GGCAAGAAATACAATTGCAAATCTTGTTCAAAAACAAATCGATAAAATTAATCAAACTCCTAAAGCAACTAAAGAAGAGAAAGAAGCAGCGATTGAACAATTAAATCCAATCGAACAAAATGCGATTGAACTTATTAAAGCAACACCATCTGATTCTGAAGTGAAAACGATTGTAAAAGACGCTGAACAACAAATTTCACAAATCGAAGCACAAGCGTCAATCAAAGATGAAACAGAAAAAGAAATTAATAAGCATATCCAACAGCAAAAAGTAATAATCAATAATGCTGATGTTTCTCAAAGACAAAAAGATAAAGCATTAAGTCAATTAGATCGTCTTGCTTCACTTATTGCTGATCAACTAGACGCTGCTGATACAAATGAAGCAGTTATGAAAGTGAAAGAAGAAGCTATTGAACAAATTGAAGCAATTCTTCCAGAAACAGAACAACAAAGTCCACAAAAACCTGATGTAGGCTCTAATCCTACTAAAGAAGCAAATGGAAATGACGAAGGTAACGATGAATCAAACGCATTAACTAAAATTGAGTCTGATGAAAGTGTTGAAACAGACACAGAAGTTGATAAACAAAATAGTTTAGAAACATTACCTGAAACTGGACAACATGATAATCAATTACCATTAGCGGGTATCACATTTGCTGCAGGTGCTGCCTTAGTTAGTAGAAGAATGGTTCAAAAGAAAGATAAATTAAAATAAATAATATATAAACAGAGTCTAGAGAAATCTAGACTCTGTTTTATTAATTGTTCTTTAAAGTATTATGTTTGCCAGCATTTAAACCAGCAACATGACCAGTGACTAACGCGCTTGTGATATTATATCCGCCAGTATAACCATGGATATCTAGCACCTCACCACATAAAAATAGCCCAGTAACTAATTTAGACATCATCGTTTTAGGCTCTATTTCTTTTAATGAAACGCCTCCACCAGTAACAAAGGCTTTATCAATAGGTAAGGTACCGTTAACCTTGAATGTAAAACCTTTTAATAAATTAACAATTGTAGTCAATTGCTGATTGGATAAATGGTGCGACGTTGTCTCGTTATCAATATTAGCTTGTTCTAATATAAATAATAAATAACGTTCTTCGATCAGACCGTGTAAACTATTTTTAATGAATTTATCTGGCTGTTCTTTTAACATACGTCGAATTTGTTGCGTAAGTTCTTCTTGATTTAACTCTGGAAAAGCGTCAAGAGACATTAGAATTTCGTTTTTCTTTTGATTCTTTTGTTCTTTATATACAAATTGACTACATCTTAAGGCGGCAGGACCGCTGACACCAAAATGTGTAAAAATCATATCCATTTGGTGACTAATTCGTTTTTTGCCATTTTTCTTTAAAACGGATAATTCTACATCTTTCAAACTTAATCCTTTTAAAGTTTTATCTTTGATAAAGCGCTCAGGGGATGTGATTGGCACTTCGGTAGGGAATAACTCAGTTATGGTATGTCCCATGGATTCTGCGAAGCGATAACCGTCACCTGTCGAACCAGTTTGTGGAACACTCGTGCCACCTGTTGCTATAATCACACTATTTGCTTCATATGTTTGTTGTGATGTCTCAACCGTAAAGATACCATTGTCATTTACAGATAGACGAGTCACTGCTGTTTCTTCTTTAACAGTAACTTGTTGTTCGTTAATTGTGCTTACTAACGTGTCAACGACATCTTGGGCCTTATTTGAAACAGGAAACATTCGTCCGTGGTCTTCTTCTTTTAATTTAACGCCACGACTTTCAAAGAAATCAATAATGGATTCATTATCAAATATTGAAAAAGGACTATATAAAAACTTACCGTTACCTGGTATATTTTTAATTATTTCTGCATAGGGTAAGCGATTGGTAACATTACAACGACCACCACCTGATATTTTTAATTTTCTACCTAGACCTTTTTTCTTTTCTAATATAAGAACTTGATTACTATTAGAACTAGCAGCTACTGCAGCCATTAAACCACTTGGGCCACCACCGATGATGATTGTTTGATACATATTAACTTCCTCCAATGAATATTCAACACTATTGTATATGAATCAAAAAATATATGCTATAGAAGTTGTATAATTAGATGACAATGAATAAAATAATAACTATAATAGAAAACTTGAAGTATCTTAGATACATAATCTATTCAAACGGATAATAAAGGATTAATTCGTTTTCATCTTTTAAACATTTAAAATTATTATAAAATCAATCCCCATGTTAGTCTTTTTGTGATATATTTTATAATAATGTAAGCTAATGATAACGAACGCAACATGATTTCAACTAGTTTTAATAAACTTTTAAAGATAGGAAGATAGTTAATGAGCGAAAGTAAAGAAATGGTTCGAGGGACCTTTTTAATTACACTAAGTATTTTAATTACGAAAGTTCTCGGTGTACTATTTATTATTCCATTTAACCATTTAATAGGCGGACAAGAAAATATGGCACCGTTCACGTATGCCTATGCACCATATAATATTGCGATAGCTGTAGCTACAGCAGGTGTACCACTTGCAGCCTCAAAATATGTAGCTAAATATAATGCTTTAGGTGCGTATAAGGTCAGTCAGAAATTTTATAAATCAAGTTTTATTGTCATGAGTATAACAGGTGTATTAGGATTCTTAATTTTATATTTCCTAGCACCTTTTATCTCAGAATTAACTTTATCTCGTAATGCGTCAGATAAAAATGGCTGGTCTGTCGCAGATATCACTTGGATTATTCGAATCATCAGTATGGTAGTTATCTTCATACCGGTATTAGCAACTTGGAGAGGTATCTTCCAGGGATATAAATCAATGGGACCAACAGCTGTATCTGAAGTAACTGAACAAATAGCTCGAGTGATTTTCATTTTAGTAGGTAGTTATTTAGTATTAAATGTATTTGATGGAACAGTATTAATGGCTAATGGTATCGCAACATTTGCTGCAGCTATTGGTGCTATAGCAGGTATTCTTACTTTATGGTATTACTGGAGAAAGCGTAAGAAAAATATTGATAAAATGGTATTGTCAGATTATACCGATATCAATGTTTCTTATGGCAATATGTATAAAGAAATCATAAAATATAGTATCCCATTTGTAATTGTAAGTTTAAATTTCCCATTATTTAATTTAGTCGATCAATTTACACACAATGGTGCATTATCTGTAGTGGGTGTTTCATCACAATTGCAAGACATTTTCTTTAATATGTTAAATATGTCGACAAATAAAATTGTTATGATTCCAACGTCATTAAGTGCTGGTTTTGCAGTAAGTTTAATTCCATATATTACCAAAACGTATGAAGAAGGTCGTTTTGAAGAAATGCATCGACAAATCAGAACGTCAATTGGTGTACTGATGTTCATTACAGTTCCAGCTAGTATTGGAATAATGGCATTGGCACAGCCATTATTTACAGTCTTTTATGGATATGATCCAGTAGTTCAAGGTCATGATCCTAACTTTGATGGTAGTCGATTACTGTTTATCTATGCACCTGTTGCAATTCTAATTTCACTGTTAAGTGTTACAGCGTCAATGTTACAAGGTATTGATAAACAGAAGTTAACAGTTTATGTAATTTTAGGTGCAGTTGCGATAAAATTAATCCTTAACTATCCACTTATTATGTTATTCCATACACCAGGAGCTGTACTAAGTACATCATTTGCATTACTCTTTGCAATTGGATGTAACTTCTTCATATTGAAGAAATATGCACAGTTCAAGTTTAGTTACAGTTGGATTCATTTTGGTAAAATCTTTTTATACTCATTTATTATGATGCTAGGTGTAGAGTTAGTATTCTTTATTGGAAAGTTATTCCTAGCTCCTAGCAAAATAGGCTATTTAATTATTATTGCTGTAGGTGTGGTTGTAGGTGCAGCAATATACGGCGGTATTACAATTAAGACTAAATTTGCAGATGAGTTTTTAGGTGATATTCCTGAGAAAATCAGACGTAAAGTTGGTTTCTTAAGATGAGACTAGATAAATTTTTAGCTAACATGGGCGTAGGTACACGTAATGAAGTAAAGCAAAGTTTAAAAAAAGGTTACGTTAAAGTGAACAATGAAGTGATCAAGTCTCCAAAAACGCAAATTGATCCTAATGAAGATATCATTACAGTTAATGATGAAAAAATAATATATATCGATAAAGTGTATATCATGTTAAATAAGCCATCTGGTGTAGTATCAGCGACTGAAGATGATAAACATCAAACTGTTATAGATTTAATCCCTGAGTATCAACACTTGGGGATTTTCCCTGTAGGTAGGTTAGACAAAGATACAGAAGGCTTACTACTAATCACTAATGATGGTCAATTTAACCATGATTTGATGAGTCCAAATAAACACGTGCCTAAAACTTACGAAGTAGTATCAAAAAATGATGTAACACAAAGCGATGTAGAGCGATTTAAAGAAGGATTAGAATTGTCTGATGGGTTAGTAAAACCTGCACAATTAGAAATCATTGAAAATCGACGATCACGTGTTACGATATACGAAGGTAAATATCATCAAGTTAAAAGAATGTTTCATGAGATAGAAAATGAGGTATTACAATTAAAACGTATTAAAATTGCTGAATTAGAGTTGGATACATCTCTTAAATTAGGCGAATTTCGTTTATTAACAGAAAATGATTTTAAATTACTTTTAAACTAAAGAAAGAGAAGGTGTTTGAATATGGCAAAAGGAACAAATTTATTCAGAGTAGTATTAGGTTTAGGTGGTGCTGCAGCAGCAGTTCTATTATCTCGTAAAGAAAGCAGAGATAAATTAAAAGATCAATATAATCAATACAAAGAAAACCCAGAATCATATAAAGCGAATGCTAAAGACTTCGCAAATCAAATTAGTTCTAAAGCTAATGAAACAATTCAAGATGTTAAAAGTAATCCAAAAGGTTACGTAGAAAGAATTAAAAATGACCCTAAAGCATTCTTCGAGGAAGAAAAAACTAGATTCACAAATTTAGATGATAATAAAGCTGATGATTTAGAAGAAGGTAAATTTGATGATGAAGGTGGCGCTACAGCTAATAATAATTTACGCGTCGTATCAGAAGAAGATCTAAAAAATAATAAAAATGCTTTAGAAGATAAAAAATAATTTTAATAAGCTAAACGCCTATACACATTTCTCGAAGAAATCGTGTATAGGTGTTTTTTTGTAATAAAAATTTAGAAAATTTAGTAATTTTTCTAACATCTTACTGTAGTTTCGCAGTAACTTCATGTAAAATGGAAAATAACTTATTAAAAAAGGAAGTCGAATTCGAATGTGGAAAGAAAAAGTTCAAGAATACGAAAACCAAATCATTGAAGACCTAAATGGATTACTATCAATAGAGAGTGTAAGAGATGACAGTAAAGCAAACGATGATGCACCAGTAGGTCCAGGCCCAAAAGAAGCATTAAATTATATGTATCAAATTGCAGAAAGAGACGGCTTTTCTACACATGATGTTGATCATATAGCTGGTAGAATTGAAGCAGGCCAAGGTGACGATGTATTAGGTATTCTTTGTCACGTTGATGTTGTACCGGCTGGTGATGGATGGGATTCAAATCCGTTCGAACCAGTAGTTACTGATAATGCTATCATTGCTAGAGGCACACTAGATGATAAAGGACCTACGATTGCGGCCTACTATGCTGTGAAGATATTAAATGATATGAAAGTAGATTGGAAGAAACGTATTCATATTATTATTGGTACAGATGAAGAGTCTGATTGGAAATGTACCGATCGTTATTTTCAAACTGAAGAAATGCCTGCATTAGGATTTGCGCCAGACGCTGAATTTCCTGCGATTCACGGTGAAAAAGGTATTACGACATTTGACTTAGTACAAAATGAAATGGCTGAAGATGTAGATGAACCAGATTATGAATTATTAGCGTTTAATTCTGGACAACGTTATAACATGGTGCCTGATCATGCAGAAGCTAAAGTATTAGTCAAAGAACACATGACTGATGTGATACAGAACTTTGAATACTTTTTAGAAACACATCATCTACAAGGTGAAAGCACTGTAGATAGTGGTATTCTTATTTTAACTGTTGAAGGTAAAGCTGTTCATGGTATGGACCCTTCTTTAGGAATTAATGCAGGACTTTATCTTTTAGAATTCTTAGCTACGTTGAATTTAAATAAAAGTGCAAAAGATTTTGTGGACTTTAGCAACCAATATTTACACGAATCTCACTTTGGAGAAAAAATGGGAATGAAATTCCATACTGATATTATGGGTGATGTCACTACAAATATTGGTGTGATGACTTATGATAATGAAAATGCTGGTCGCTTTGGTGTGAATTTGAGATATCCTCAAGGATTTGAAT
The DNA window shown above is from Staphylococcus sp. M0911 and carries:
- a CDS encoding DUF1542 domain-containing protein, with protein sequence MNPEVVTKPNAINSIDNLATQLKETFANTPGATVDELNEANQQVDQIVQSAKTEIANVTSDIDIAQIKANAMNDLNAVVVNVEQKAIAANALKEQADKVQDMIDSNDDATETEKLAAEEQLNDILEQGLSDIDAKDTNDDITKVKESALEQLKAINVVAVVKPEARNTIANLVQKQIDKINQTPKATKEEKEAAIEQLNPIEQNAIELIKATPSDSEVKTIVKDAEQQISQIEAQASIKDETEKEINKHIQQQKVIINNADVSQRQKDKALSQLDRLASLIADQLDAADTNEAVMKVKEEAIEQIEAILPETEQQSPQKPDVGSNPTKEANGNDEGNDESNALTKIESDESVETDTEVDKQNSLETLPETGQHDNQLPLAGITFAAGAALVSRRMVQKKDKLK
- a CDS encoding NAD(P)/FAD-dependent oxidoreductase; this translates as MYQTIIIGGGPSGLMAAVAASSNSNQVLILEKKKGLGRKLKISGGGRCNVTNRLPYAEIIKNIPGNGKFLYSPFSIFDNESIIDFFESRGVKLKEEDHGRMFPVSNKAQDVVDTLVSTINEQQVTVKEETAVTRLSVNDNGIFTVETSQQTYEANSVIIATGGTSVPQTGSTGDGYRFAESMGHTITELFPTEVPITSPERFIKDKTLKGLSLKDVELSVLKKNGKKRISHQMDMIFTHFGVSGPAALRCSQFVYKEQKNQKKNEILMSLDAFPELNQEELTQQIRRMLKEQPDKFIKNSLHGLIEERYLLFILEQANIDNETTSHHLSNQQLTTIVNLLKGFTFKVNGTLPIDKAFVTGGGVSLKEIEPKTMMSKLVTGLFLCGEVLDIHGYTGGYNITSALVTGHVAGLNAGKHNTLKNN
- a CDS encoding polysaccharide biosynthesis protein translates to MSESKEMVRGTFLITLSILITKVLGVLFIIPFNHLIGGQENMAPFTYAYAPYNIAIAVATAGVPLAASKYVAKYNALGAYKVSQKFYKSSFIVMSITGVLGFLILYFLAPFISELTLSRNASDKNGWSVADITWIIRIISMVVIFIPVLATWRGIFQGYKSMGPTAVSEVTEQIARVIFILVGSYLVLNVFDGTVLMANGIATFAAAIGAIAGILTLWYYWRKRKKNIDKMVLSDYTDINVSYGNMYKEIIKYSIPFVIVSLNFPLFNLVDQFTHNGALSVVGVSSQLQDIFFNMLNMSTNKIVMIPTSLSAGFAVSLIPYITKTYEEGRFEEMHRQIRTSIGVLMFITVPASIGIMALAQPLFTVFYGYDPVVQGHDPNFDGSRLLFIYAPVAILISLLSVTASMLQGIDKQKLTVYVILGAVAIKLILNYPLIMLFHTPGAVLSTSFALLFAIGCNFFILKKYAQFKFSYSWIHFGKIFLYSFIMMLGVELVFFIGKLFLAPSKIGYLIIIAVGVVVGAAIYGGITIKTKFADEFLGDIPEKIRRKVGFLR
- a CDS encoding pseudouridine synthase; the protein is MRLDKFLANMGVGTRNEVKQSLKKGYVKVNNEVIKSPKTQIDPNEDIITVNDEKIIYIDKVYIMLNKPSGVVSATEDDKHQTVIDLIPEYQHLGIFPVGRLDKDTEGLLLITNDGQFNHDLMSPNKHVPKTYEVVSKNDVTQSDVERFKEGLELSDGLVKPAQLEIIENRRSRVTIYEGKYHQVKRMFHEIENEVLQLKRIKIAELELDTSLKLGEFRLLTENDFKLLLN
- a CDS encoding YtxH domain-containing protein → MAKGTNLFRVVLGLGGAAAAVLLSRKESRDKLKDQYNQYKENPESYKANAKDFANQISSKANETIQDVKSNPKGYVERIKNDPKAFFEEEKTRFTNLDDNKADDLEEGKFDDEGGATANNNLRVVSEEDLKNNKNALEDKK
- the pepV gene encoding dipeptidase PepV, with the protein product MWKEKVQEYENQIIEDLNGLLSIESVRDDSKANDDAPVGPGPKEALNYMYQIAERDGFSTHDVDHIAGRIEAGQGDDVLGILCHVDVVPAGDGWDSNPFEPVVTDNAIIARGTLDDKGPTIAAYYAVKILNDMKVDWKKRIHIIIGTDEESDWKCTDRYFQTEEMPALGFAPDAEFPAIHGEKGITTFDLVQNEMAEDVDEPDYELLAFNSGQRYNMVPDHAEAKVLVKEHMTDVIQNFEYFLETHHLQGESTVDSGILILTVEGKAVHGMDPSLGINAGLYLLEFLATLNLNKSAKDFVDFSNQYLHESHFGEKMGMKFHTDIMGDVTTNIGVMTYDNENAGRFGVNLRYPQGFEFEEAIDRFSKEIETLGFRIEMGKVQKPHYVDKNDPFVQKLVTAYRNQTGDMTEPYTIGGGTYARNLDKGVAFGAMFSDSEDLMHQKNEYITKKQLFNATSIYLEAIYSLCVEG